One region of Faecalibacter bovis genomic DNA includes:
- the tsaD gene encoding tRNA (adenosine(37)-N6)-threonylcarbamoyltransferase complex transferase subunit TsaD: protein MSDKNYILAIESSCDDTGAAVILDNKILSNVVASQKVHEEYGGVVPELASRAHQQNIVPVVDQALKQANISKEDLKAISYTRGPGLMGSLLVGGSFAKSFSQSLDIPLIEVNHMQGHILANFIEDANDVKPTFPFLCLTVSGGHTQIVKINDYLDMEILGETIDDAAGEAFDKAGKILNLPYPAGPIIDKKSKIGDPTKFKFAKPKIDGLNFSFSGFKTSILYFIQKEVKGNPNFIEENLDDLCASIQRSIVDILMAKIKQASDETGIKQIAIAGGVSANSEIRARLKEGEEKFGWKTFIPKFEYTTDNAAMIAIVGQLKFERNLFTDRTAKSVAKYHI from the coding sequence ATGAGCGATAAAAACTACATTTTAGCCATAGAATCTTCTTGCGATGATACAGGAGCAGCAGTCATACTAGATAACAAAATATTATCAAATGTTGTTGCAAGTCAAAAAGTGCACGAAGAATATGGTGGCGTAGTCCCAGAATTAGCATCCAGAGCACATCAACAAAATATAGTTCCTGTAGTGGATCAAGCCTTAAAACAGGCAAATATTTCTAAGGAAGATTTAAAAGCAATTTCTTACACCAGAGGTCCAGGATTAATGGGTTCTTTGTTAGTTGGAGGAAGTTTTGCAAAATCTTTTTCTCAAAGTTTAGACATTCCATTAATTGAAGTTAATCATATGCAAGGACATATTTTAGCTAATTTTATAGAGGATGCAAATGATGTAAAACCAACTTTTCCATTTTTATGTTTAACAGTTAGTGGTGGACACACACAGATTGTAAAAATTAACGATTATTTAGACATGGAAATTTTAGGTGAAACGATTGATGATGCTGCCGGCGAAGCTTTTGATAAAGCAGGTAAAATTTTAAATTTACCTTATCCAGCGGGTCCAATTATCGATAAAAAATCTAAAATTGGTGATCCAACAAAATTCAAATTTGCTAAACCTAAAATTGATGGTTTAAATTTTAGTTTTTCTGGATTTAAAACGTCTATTTTATACTTTATACAAAAAGAAGTAAAAGGAAATCCAAATTTTATTGAAGAAAATCTTGATGATTTATGTGCTTCAATTCAACGTTCGATTGTAGATATTTTAATGGCAAAAATCAAACAAGCTTCAGACGAAACTGGTATCAAACAAATTGCAATTGCTGGTGGAGTTTCTGCAAATTCAGAAATTAGAGCTCGTTTAAAAGAAGGTGAGGAAAAATTTGGTTGGAAAACTTTTATTCCAAAATTTGAATATACTACTGACAATGCAGCTATGATTGCGATTGTAGGACAATTAAAATTTGAACGTAACTTATTTACAGATCGTACAGCAAAATCTGTAGCTAAATACCATATTTAA
- a CDS encoding sensor histidine kinase, producing MFKYDGNVLEKIDQIRKNGVFNIQLDSYNRIWYQDFNGKIYYIENNVIKTLPETTSKGFIEYIISNDIIYVIEQDFISYFSLKDLKKKSILKEPTNGVVEVFEFNGRFGIIFKEVVKLFDKNNVNIIKIDPQFKKNIENPITTTLKGKLYLFDKHNSKVFYTFDGKKLVQHKIDFPFEFKQNITSFDNEIWLSTTSGIVKYNIIRKNTEVYFPKKNISQIFKDKHNHYWISTLNEGILFVESFKTKVFDLKSIPTLLSKNRDNLIISTEDEKIFSSDNDQYKLIHSFTSNHGFLMNKFDESENRILATSSTFKWIDPDEIYENYIAVKDLTKISKNNYAFAGSIRSGLVTNDPEIHRKNQAQYPKADELIQNGLYFTYILSELNSRSVLYLPKSNLLYFATNYGLITVKNDIYSEIKDSNGKSIYLKDLYAFQDFIIGLTNDDVIVKLNETNQISNFVLPSYIKNATVEKIKVLDNLLFIFTSNAVYEYDLIHNSSSKMINLTPTFKATDVERIGSYLYFATTLGILKKNKYNFTSNFHPWLDIDKIIINSKEIDLPIIKELHHNENNIDIHFKVISKTPNEVYNIYYKINNSNWIKKDHKSRIINLSSLAPGNYNVKILIEGDYKSVISKEINFTIDKPFWVKFWFNALLISSIIAFIFYYTRIRIKKIKEINQSNIDQINLKNELNIQKLKSIKSQMNPHFFFNALNTIQSYILTEDKKLALFYLSKFSKLTRKILKLSEKDFISLKEEIETNEIYLDIEKARFDDNFEYKIEIKNDVETHLWKFPSLLLQPIIENAIKHGLLHKNGDKKIEIIIDQNETHLIIHIIDNGVGRITSEKINKSRQNHESFATKAIENRVNILNQSYHLDLSITYIDLYNQKNEPSGTQVDIKLLKITYESDNN from the coding sequence ATGTTTAAATATGATGGAAACGTTCTTGAAAAAATTGATCAAATCCGAAAAAATGGTGTATTTAATATTCAATTAGATTCTTACAACAGAATTTGGTATCAAGATTTTAACGGAAAAATATATTACATCGAAAATAATGTGATTAAAACTTTACCCGAAACTACTTCCAAAGGTTTTATAGAATACATTATAAGTAACGATATTATTTATGTGATAGAACAAGATTTTATAAGTTATTTCTCGTTAAAGGATTTAAAAAAGAAATCAATTCTGAAAGAGCCAACAAATGGCGTTGTGGAAGTATTTGAATTTAATGGTCGATTTGGAATTATATTTAAAGAAGTTGTAAAACTTTTCGATAAGAATAATGTCAATATTATTAAGATTGATCCGCAGTTCAAAAAAAATATAGAAAACCCAATTACAACTACTTTAAAGGGTAAATTGTATTTATTTGATAAACATAATTCTAAAGTTTTTTACACGTTTGATGGTAAAAAATTAGTTCAACATAAAATTGATTTTCCTTTCGAATTTAAACAAAACATAACCAGTTTTGATAATGAAATTTGGTTAAGTACAACTTCTGGAATCGTTAAATATAATATCATTCGAAAGAATACGGAAGTTTATTTTCCTAAGAAAAATATCTCTCAAATTTTCAAGGATAAACACAATCATTATTGGATTTCTACTTTGAATGAAGGAATTCTGTTCGTTGAAAGTTTTAAAACCAAAGTATTTGATTTAAAGTCTATTCCTACACTTTTATCAAAAAATCGTGATAATTTAATCATTAGTACAGAAGACGAAAAAATATTTTCATCGGATAATGATCAGTACAAATTGATTCATAGTTTTACATCGAACCATGGTTTTTTAATGAACAAATTTGATGAAAGCGAAAATCGAATTTTAGCGACTTCATCAACTTTTAAATGGATTGATCCTGACGAAATTTATGAAAATTATATCGCTGTAAAAGACTTAACTAAAATCTCGAAAAATAATTATGCATTTGCAGGAAGTATTCGTTCGGGTTTAGTGACGAATGATCCAGAAATACATCGAAAGAATCAAGCGCAATACCCGAAAGCTGATGAGCTAATACAGAATGGATTATATTTTACTTACATTTTGTCAGAACTAAATTCGAGAAGTGTTTTATACCTTCCAAAATCCAACCTGTTGTATTTTGCCACGAATTACGGCTTAATAACAGTTAAAAACGACATTTATTCGGAAATTAAAGATTCCAATGGAAAATCAATATATCTTAAAGATTTATATGCTTTCCAAGATTTCATCATTGGATTAACTAATGATGATGTGATTGTTAAATTAAACGAAACAAATCAAATTTCTAATTTTGTTTTGCCTTCTTATATTAAAAATGCGACCGTTGAAAAAATTAAAGTTTTAGATAATCTGTTATTCATTTTCACATCAAATGCGGTTTATGAATACGATTTAATTCATAATTCGAGTTCGAAAATGATCAATTTGACTCCAACTTTCAAAGCAACAGATGTAGAAAGAATTGGATCGTACTTGTATTTTGCTACAACTTTAGGAATTTTAAAAAAGAATAAATACAATTTTACTTCGAACTTTCATCCTTGGTTAGATATTGATAAAATTATCATTAATTCTAAAGAAATTGATCTGCCGATTATTAAAGAATTACATCATAACGAAAATAATATAGACATTCATTTCAAGGTAATTAGTAAAACACCAAATGAGGTTTATAACATATATTACAAAATCAATAACTCTAATTGGATTAAGAAAGATCATAAATCAAGAATAATTAATCTTTCTTCGTTAGCACCAGGTAATTATAACGTTAAAATTTTAATTGAAGGAGATTATAAAAGTGTCATTTCAAAAGAAATTAATTTTACCATTGATAAACCTTTTTGGGTAAAATTTTGGTTTAATGCATTATTAATCAGTTCAATTATTGCTTTTATATTCTATTATACACGAATTAGAATCAAGAAAATTAAAGAAATTAATCAGTCAAATATTGATCAAATTAATTTAAAAAACGAACTGAATATTCAAAAATTAAAGTCAATTAAATCACAAATGAATCCGCATTTTTTCTTTAATGCGTTAAATACAATTCAGTCCTATATTTTAACAGAAGACAAAAAATTAGCTTTATTTTATTTATCAAAATTCTCAAAATTAACACGCAAAATTCTTAAACTAAGCGAAAAGGATTTTATTAGTTTGAAGGAAGAAATTGAAACAAATGAAATTTATTTAGATATTGAAAAAGCACGATTTGATGATAATTTTGAATATAAAATAGAAATTAAAAATGATGTAGAAACACACTTGTGGAAATTCCCATCACTTTTACTGCAACCAATTATTGAAAATGCTATAAAACATGGTCTTTTACATAAAAATGGAGATAAAAAAATTGAGATAATTATTGATCAAAACGAAACTCATTTAATCATTCATATAATTGATAATGGAGTTGGCCGAATTACAAGTGAAAAAATAAATAAATCAAGGCAAAACCACGAATCTTTTGCCACAAAAGCTATTGAAAACAGAGTAAATATTTTAAACCAATCTTATCATCTTGATTTAAGTATAACATATATTGATTTATACAATCAAAAGAACGAACCTTCTGGAACACAAGTTGATATAAAACTCTTAAAAATAACCTATGAAAGCGATAATAATTGA
- a CDS encoding helix-turn-helix domain-containing protein translates to MQEDYIKLIFGLKIKQIRTAKDLSLFKLSKITGLSKSYLNEIEKGKKYPKTDKIILLAEAFDVPYDDLVSLKLDKNLAPVAEILQSNLLQEIPLELFGIEERDLIEIISNAPMKVNAFISTLIEIGNNYNLTKESFYLASLRSFQEANDNYFPELEIAAKNFLKQYSTYQEGETITDDLMTEILKEEYGIEVFYEDFKSHKRPELGKLRSIYIEEKKHLYINIDSDLDQKRFILAKELGYNYLGYKERLNTYSWVSFENFDQLLNNFYASYFAGALLLPEDELVYKMTQLFGEDKHDIKNFLRLFGSYTESPETVYQRMTNLLPKHFNIRDLFFLRLTTKIGTGKYKLTKELHLNQQQSPQANETDEHYCRRWVSLNVLKKLENSTPEDPEHVISSQVSIYPFNNNQKYYVVSSATKDPFNPDYLRSVTIGLLHKSAQRKVKFLNDPEIPIKEVAVTCENCGMENCAERVAPPKRFSKDMQSKRLSVVVNEFIREKVNRFK, encoded by the coding sequence ATGCAAGAAGATTATATAAAACTTATTTTCGGATTAAAAATTAAACAGATAAGAACAGCTAAAGACTTGTCTCTGTTTAAATTATCTAAAATAACTGGGCTTTCAAAATCATATTTAAACGAGATTGAAAAAGGCAAAAAATATCCAAAAACGGATAAAATTATTTTATTAGCAGAAGCTTTTGATGTGCCTTATGACGATTTAGTTTCTTTAAAGTTAGATAAAAATTTAGCACCAGTAGCAGAAATCTTACAATCTAATCTTTTGCAGGAGATACCTTTAGAGCTTTTCGGGATTGAAGAAAGAGATTTAATTGAGATAATTTCCAATGCTCCGATGAAAGTAAATGCTTTTATTTCCACATTAATCGAAATTGGAAACAATTACAATTTAACGAAAGAAAGTTTTTATTTAGCATCCTTACGATCTTTCCAAGAAGCGAACGATAATTATTTCCCAGAATTAGAAATTGCCGCCAAAAATTTCTTGAAACAATATTCTACTTACCAAGAAGGTGAAACGATTACTGACGATTTGATGACGGAAATCTTGAAAGAAGAGTACGGAATCGAAGTTTTTTATGAAGATTTTAAATCGCACAAACGTCCTGAATTAGGTAAGCTGCGATCGATTTATATAGAAGAAAAGAAGCATTTATACATCAATATTGATTCAGATTTAGATCAAAAAAGATTCATTTTAGCAAAAGAGTTAGGATATAATTATTTAGGTTATAAAGAACGTTTAAACACATATTCGTGGGTTTCTTTCGAGAATTTTGATCAATTATTGAATAATTTTTATGCATCTTATTTTGCTGGAGCATTATTATTGCCTGAAGATGAATTAGTATACAAAATGACTCAATTATTTGGTGAAGACAAGCACGATATTAAGAATTTCTTACGTCTTTTCGGAAGTTATACCGAGTCCCCAGAAACGGTTTATCAGCGCATGACTAATTTATTGCCTAAACATTTTAATATTCGTGATTTATTCTTTTTACGTTTAACAACGAAGATAGGAACAGGAAAATATAAGTTAACAAAAGAATTACATCTAAATCAGCAACAATCTCCACAAGCTAACGAAACTGATGAGCATTATTGTAGACGTTGGGTGTCTTTAAATGTTTTAAAAAAATTAGAAAATTCAACTCCAGAAGATCCTGAACATGTAATTTCTTCCCAAGTTTCGATTTATCCTTTTAATAATAATCAAAAATATTACGTGGTTTCTTCAGCGACGAAAGATCCTTTTAATCCTGATTATTTACGAAGCGTTACAATTGGATTGTTGCATAAAAGTGCGCAAAGAAAAGTAAAGTTTTTAAATGATCCAGAAATTCCTATAAAAGAAGTTGCGGTTACATGCGAAAACTGTGGAATGGAGAATTGTGCCGAACGTGTTGCGCCACCAAAACGTTTTTCTAAAGATATGCAATCTAAGAGATTAAGCGTTGTTGTAAATGAATTTATTAGGGAAAAAGTCAATAGATTTAAGTAA
- a CDS encoding 16S rRNA (uracil(1498)-N(3))-methyltransferase, which translates to MKLFFGTFQGNHAFLSEEESNHFAKVLRGNEGDIIHVTDGNGNLAKCEVTQVTKKSVEANVIELQENFEQKKYYLHVAIAPTKTMERIEFFLEKATEIGIDEITFLQTFHSERKNIKIERLEKIVQSATKQSLKAYLPKMNDLTKFNDFIKQDFKDYKKCIAHCENDIERTPYNQILSEQPEKVLIMIGPEGDFSRDEIKTAYEKGFNGISLGSQRFRTETAALQAVFATDWAYNHK; encoded by the coding sequence ATGAAGTTATTTTTTGGAACATTTCAAGGTAATCATGCTTTTTTAAGTGAAGAAGAAAGCAATCATTTCGCAAAAGTTTTACGAGGAAATGAAGGCGATATTATACATGTAACTGATGGGAATGGAAATTTAGCAAAGTGTGAAGTTACACAAGTAACTAAAAAATCTGTTGAAGCCAATGTTATAGAATTACAAGAAAATTTCGAGCAAAAAAAATACTATCTTCATGTTGCCATCGCTCCTACTAAAACAATGGAACGTATTGAATTTTTCTTAGAAAAAGCAACCGAAATTGGTATAGATGAAATTACGTTTTTACAAACTTTTCATTCAGAGCGAAAAAACATTAAAATTGAACGTTTAGAAAAAATTGTACAATCAGCTACGAAACAATCGTTAAAGGCTTATTTACCTAAAATGAACGATTTAACTAAGTTTAATGATTTCATCAAGCAAGATTTTAAAGACTATAAAAAATGTATTGCTCATTGTGAGAATGATATTGAAAGAACTCCTTACAACCAAATTTTAAGTGAACAACCTGAAAAGGTTTTAATTATGATTGGACCTGAAGGAGATTTTTCTCGCGACGAAATTAAGACTGCTTACGAAAAAGGCTTTAATGGAATTTCATTAGGTTCGCAACGTTTCAGAACTGAAACTGCCGCATTACAAGCTGTTTTTGCAACAGATTGGGCATATAATCATAAATAA